One part of the Solidesulfovibrio sp. genome encodes these proteins:
- a CDS encoding sigma 54-interacting transcriptional regulator — MQLHNFDNPKSLEDLAGSAYTSVFELLHTGISIMSAEGYFLYSNKAFLEMFNLPADVYGKHVSDFFLTAEQGVMTTIRTRKMTICSSVTNNNAQGVSFRYPLLDDNGKLLGVIIESISTSIDKEKLLSLLETVRNLEEKVDYFERKSQKKPGMLYTFDSIVGESDPMEAMKKRGRRFARSNEPILLFGESGTGKELIAQALHSSSERAGKPFVTVNCAALPHDLMESELFGYGTGAFTGAKSGGMKGKFELADKGTIFLDEIGETSMPMQAKLLRVLESGEIQKIAHSGRLHSDFRLIAATNKNLAQLVEEGTFREDLYHRLNILELDIPPLRERISDIPLLTRHFIGQIMGHKRAREIHISNELYRVFGIYPWRGNVRELKNVLTSALYTLEGDGDILTLRHLPERFLRELRSDRPESREELPLEAPDLAKAGAQAERKTLMSVLASTEYNKTLAARVLGISRNKLYKKMRDLGLRAPAHES, encoded by the coding sequence ATGCAATTGCATAACTTCGACAACCCGAAGTCATTGGAAGACCTTGCCGGGAGCGCCTATACCAGCGTATTCGAGCTTCTCCACACTGGCATTTCCATCATGTCCGCCGAAGGCTATTTTCTGTACTCCAACAAAGCCTTTCTGGAGATGTTCAATCTTCCGGCAGATGTGTACGGAAAACATGTGTCTGACTTTTTTCTTACCGCCGAACAAGGCGTCATGACCACCATCCGCACGCGTAAAATGACCATCTGTTCCAGCGTGACCAATAACAATGCGCAAGGGGTTTCTTTTCGTTATCCGCTTCTGGATGACAATGGCAAACTGCTTGGGGTGATCATCGAAAGCATCTCGACCAGCATCGACAAGGAAAAGCTGCTGTCGTTGCTGGAAACAGTCCGCAACCTTGAGGAAAAGGTCGATTATTTCGAACGCAAGTCACAAAAAAAACCTGGAATGCTGTATACTTTCGACAGCATTGTCGGGGAAAGCGACCCCATGGAGGCCATGAAAAAGCGCGGCCGTCGTTTTGCCAGAAGCAATGAGCCCATTTTGCTGTTCGGGGAAAGCGGCACCGGCAAGGAACTCATCGCTCAGGCGCTGCATTCCTCAAGCGAACGCGCCGGCAAGCCCTTCGTGACGGTCAACTGCGCCGCCCTGCCCCATGACCTCATGGAATCGGAGCTTTTCGGCTACGGCACGGGCGCCTTCACGGGCGCCAAGTCCGGCGGCATGAAAGGGAAATTCGAACTGGCCGACAAGGGGACCATCTTCCTGGATGAAATCGGCGAAACGTCCATGCCCATGCAGGCCAAGCTCCTGCGCGTGCTGGAAAGCGGAGAAATCCAAAAAATCGCCCACTCCGGGCGGCTGCATTCGGATTTTCGCCTCATCGCGGCGACCAACAAGAATCTGGCGCAGCTTGTGGAAGAGGGGACGTTCCGCGAGGATTTGTACCATCGGCTCAATATCCTCGAACTGGACATCCCTCCCTTGCGGGAGCGCATCAGCGACATCCCGCTGCTGACCCGCCATTTCATCGGGCAGATCATGGGGCACAAGCGAGCCCGGGAAATCCACATCTCCAACGAGCTCTACCGGGTCTTCGGGATCTATCCATGGCGCGGCAACGTGCGCGAACTCAAAAACGTGCTCACCTCCGCCCTCTACACCTTGGAAGGTGACGGGGACATATTGACCCTGCGGCATCTGCCGGAGCGATTCCTCCGGGAACTGCGTAGCGACCGCCCCGAATCCCGCGAGGAACTCCCGCTGGAAGCCCCGGACCTGGCCAAGGCCGGCGCCCAGGCCGAACGCAAGACCCTCATGTCCGTCCTGGCCAGCACGGAATACAACAAGACGCTGGCGGCGCGCGTTCTCGGCATCTCCCGCAACAAGCTGTACAAGAAAATGCGCGATCTCGGCCTGCGTGCCCCCGCGCACGAGTCCTAA
- a CDS encoding glycyl-radical enzyme activating protein: MQSGTVYNIQRMSTQDGPGMRTTVFLKGCPLHCLWCSNPESQSFQQQLLVFDNLCRGCGKCMEVCPHGAVIKNGELYGRDISICHDCGVCATACPAKARIMSGTSMTVEEVMQVVRKDSLFYGNSGGGVTFGGGEPTSAGEFLIALLHACRQEGYHTCVDTCGHCAPEQFKKVLDLAELLLFDCKHMNPEQHRRLTGQDNGLIIANLREAMRASVPVRIRVPLMPGLNDSDDNIAAMAALLHEFDRRDVDVLPCHAFGKSKYAALGHHAPDLAAYEPNALKEVLDRFRRHDLNITIV, encoded by the coding sequence ATGCAGTCCGGCACTGTGTACAATATCCAGCGCATGTCCACCCAGGACGGGCCTGGCATGCGCACTACCGTGTTTCTGAAGGGATGTCCCTTGCATTGCCTCTGGTGCAGCAATCCAGAATCGCAAAGTTTTCAACAGCAACTTCTGGTTTTTGACAATCTCTGCCGTGGCTGCGGCAAATGCATGGAAGTGTGTCCTCACGGAGCTGTCATTAAAAACGGAGAACTCTACGGCAGAGACATTTCCATTTGCCACGACTGCGGTGTCTGCGCGACAGCTTGTCCGGCAAAGGCCCGCATCATGTCCGGAACGAGCATGACCGTAGAGGAAGTGATGCAGGTCGTGCGCAAAGACAGCCTCTTTTACGGCAATTCTGGCGGCGGCGTCACTTTCGGCGGCGGCGAGCCCACCAGCGCTGGCGAATTCCTCATCGCCCTTCTGCACGCCTGCCGCCAAGAGGGTTACCATACCTGCGTCGACACCTGCGGCCACTGCGCGCCGGAACAATTCAAGAAAGTGCTGGACCTGGCGGAACTGCTGCTTTTCGACTGCAAGCACATGAACCCCGAGCAGCATCGGCGTCTCACCGGCCAGGACAATGGCCTGATCATCGCCAACCTGCGCGAAGCGATGCGTGCGAGCGTGCCCGTGCGCATCCGCGTTCCGCTCATGCCCGGCCTCAACGACTCCGACGACAACATCGCCGCCATGGCCGCCCTGTTGCACGAGTTCGACAGGCGCGACGTGGATGTGCTGCCATGCCATGCGTTCGGGAAAAGCAAGTATGCGGCTCTCGGTCACCATGCGCCCGACCTGGCTGCCTATGAACCGAATGCATTGAAAGAGGTTCTGGACAGATTCCGCCGGCATGATCTCAACATCACTATTGTTTGA
- a CDS encoding MFS transporter translates to MTEAHTSGYRWVILVLACIASFPMMAGLSSFGIVAPLLQQKLSLTADQVETAGNILTWGLWFGFGLSSFFIARLGIKKTLLCGLLLVALPQFLIPMATSFQAVLALRVIQGLCSMCIPVLFAYVAGSGWFSAREGGIATGLFLGGINCGAFFGDAVANALVSQGLDTTMFVMGAFALAVLALCAMGLRTPAAATQPAATAKAVEADAAAASRSIFAYKETWLLLLLFIPMCTPYWAVPIIWPQYAKSLGFDAGQITTINLWVSIVGFIAVIGGVVSDGMLRKTGNVVRSRLGCILVFMIIAFIGMFAAAGVDSLSPMILTMILAGACYAAIAVYWTLLGVVYPPDPELNGKAASLLTFVGNSPVVFLTPLSAWIAGKSSWSAAFVEMAVVAVIVMLPTLYALKKMIAAKQRGTLEQRAAAQPVAG, encoded by the coding sequence ATGACTGAGGCGCATACTTCCGGGTATCGGTGGGTTATCTTGGTGCTCGCCTGCATTGCGAGCTTCCCCATGATGGCGGGACTTTCTTCCTTCGGGATCGTCGCTCCGCTTCTGCAACAGAAATTGTCCTTGACGGCGGACCAGGTGGAAACGGCGGGCAATATCCTGACCTGGGGCCTGTGGTTCGGCTTCGGTCTGTCCAGCTTTTTCATTGCCAGGCTCGGCATCAAAAAAACGCTGCTCTGCGGTTTGCTCCTCGTGGCCCTGCCGCAATTCCTTATCCCCATGGCCACGTCCTTCCAGGCGGTCCTGGCCCTTCGCGTCATCCAGGGCCTTTGCAGCATGTGCATCCCGGTCCTGTTCGCCTATGTGGCCGGCAGCGGCTGGTTTTCGGCCCGGGAGGGCGGCATCGCTACCGGGCTTTTCCTCGGCGGCATCAACTGCGGCGCCTTTTTCGGCGATGCGGTCGCCAACGCCCTCGTGAGCCAGGGCCTCGACACCACCATGTTCGTCATGGGCGCGTTCGCACTCGCCGTACTGGCTCTTTGCGCGATGGGCCTGCGGACCCCCGCTGCCGCGACCCAGCCCGCCGCCACGGCCAAGGCCGTCGAGGCAGACGCCGCGGCCGCGTCCAGGTCGATTTTCGCCTACAAGGAGACCTGGCTGCTGCTGCTGCTTTTCATCCCCATGTGCACCCCGTACTGGGCCGTGCCGATCATCTGGCCGCAATACGCCAAGTCCCTGGGCTTTGACGCGGGGCAGATCACCACGATCAACCTTTGGGTGAGCATCGTGGGCTTCATCGCCGTCATCGGCGGCGTGGTCTCGGACGGCATGCTGCGCAAGACCGGCAACGTCGTGCGTTCGCGCCTGGGTTGCATCCTGGTCTTCATGATCATCGCCTTCATCGGCATGTTCGCCGCCGCCGGCGTGGACAGCTTAAGCCCCATGATCCTCACCATGATCCTGGCCGGGGCCTGCTACGCGGCCATCGCCGTCTATTGGACCCTGCTCGGCGTGGTCTATCCCCCCGATCCCGAACTCAACGGCAAGGCGGCCAGCCTGCTCACCTTCGTCGGCAACAGCCCGGTGGTCTTCCTCACCCCCCTAAGCGCCTGGATCGCCGGCAAGTCGTCCTGGAGCGCCGCCTTTGTCGAGATGGCCGTGGTCGCCGTCATCGTCATGCTCCCCACGCTCTATGCGCTCAAGAAAATGATCGCGGCGAAGCAGCGGGGCACACTCGAGCAACGGGCGGCCGCGCAACCGGTGGCCGGTTAG
- a CDS encoding DUF4037 domain-containing protein, translating into MLEKQFPGLAGQVAAGLVGEGSECLGLDDAISRDHDWGAAVCLWLNARDHRLHGKALQKALDGLPGCIRGFPVRRESRWATGRSGVLEIGAFYHRHLGFGRGPESLLEWLRTDEFRLSAATNGAVFADPAGEFTAIRNKLLAFYPEDVRLKKLAARCATIAQSGQYNFPRCVRRKEYVAAAMAEAEFMDSACSAVFLLNRRYKPFYKWMHKAMRSLPVLGKDVFDKLSQLPDLTGEKTSIYEKKIDLIEEIASMLLTELRAQKLSDATGDFLLDHSLSVQSKIHDATIRKISIFAG; encoded by the coding sequence ATGCTTGAAAAGCAGTTCCCCGGGCTGGCCGGCCAAGTCGCGGCCGGCCTTGTGGGGGAGGGCTCGGAGTGTCTGGGCTTGGACGACGCCATATCGCGGGATCACGATTGGGGTGCCGCCGTCTGCTTGTGGCTGAACGCGCGGGACCACCGGCTCCACGGGAAGGCCCTCCAGAAGGCGCTGGACGGGCTGCCCGGATGCATACGCGGCTTCCCTGTCCGGCGGGAGTCCCGGTGGGCGACCGGCCGCAGCGGCGTGCTGGAAATAGGGGCCTTTTATCATAGGCATCTCGGGTTTGGGCGCGGACCGGAATCCCTCCTGGAGTGGCTGCGCACCGACGAGTTCCGGTTAAGCGCCGCAACCAACGGCGCGGTTTTCGCGGATCCGGCCGGGGAATTCACGGCCATCAGGAACAAGCTGCTGGCGTTTTATCCCGAGGACGTGCGCCTGAAAAAACTGGCGGCCCGATGCGCCACCATCGCGCAATCCGGGCAATACAATTTTCCGCGCTGCGTCAGGCGCAAGGAATATGTCGCCGCCGCCATGGCCGAGGCGGAATTCATGGACAGTGCCTGCTCGGCCGTATTCCTGCTCAACAGGCGCTACAAGCCTTTCTACAAGTGGATGCACAAGGCCATGCGGTCACTTCCCGTGCTCGGGAAGGATGTGTTCGACAAGCTTTCTCAATTGCCGGATCTCACAGGTGAAAAGACTTCTATTTACGAGAAGAAAATCGATTTGATCGAAGAGATCGCCTCCATGCTGCTCACCGAGCTCAGGGCGCAGAAACTTTCCGATGCGACAGGCGATTTTTTGCTTGATCATAGCCTTTCTGTCCAGAGCAAGATACATGATGCGACCATACGGAAAATAAGTATCTTCGCAGGATGA
- a CDS encoding DUF4125 family protein has protein sequence MKKPIIEEIIGREWEMFSNVSNAGGRAACQLDPVTFGIMRRSQAVGWPEDLLESYREDLAVAQRDGRNLMSEKYARMMESTVPREYAAIADRLPGIDGETLRLIEEIVAINVQWKEEAADRYPILNSRGRPIHAKNDTAYATSFETYLKGELKTYSPTTIRLLHKHTLDMKKNGLNEIEANLLNQVKQYGYASLNEAEGV, from the coding sequence ATGAAAAAGCCCATCATAGAGGAAATCATCGGACGGGAATGGGAAATGTTTTCCAACGTGTCCAACGCAGGAGGGCGGGCCGCCTGCCAACTCGACCCGGTCACCTTCGGCATCATGCGGCGCAGTCAAGCGGTTGGCTGGCCCGAAGACCTGCTGGAAAGCTACCGGGAAGACCTGGCGGTGGCGCAACGCGACGGCAGAAACCTCATGAGCGAGAAATACGCGCGCATGATGGAATCCACCGTCCCCCGCGAATATGCGGCGATCGCCGACAGACTGCCCGGGATCGACGGGGAGACGCTCCGCCTGATCGAGGAGATTGTCGCCATCAATGTGCAATGGAAGGAAGAAGCGGCAGACCGATATCCCATCCTCAACAGCAGGGGAAGGCCCATCCATGCGAAAAATGATACGGCCTACGCCACCTCTTTCGAAACGTATCTGAAAGGGGAACTGAAGACCTATTCCCCCACGACCATACGGCTCTTGCACAAGCATACGCTGGACATGAAAAAAAACGGCCTGAACGAAATCGAGGCGAACCTCCTCAATCAAGTGAAACAGTACGGCTACGCATCCTTAAACGAGGCCGAAGGCGTGTAA
- a CDS encoding outer membrane homotrimeric porin, with amino-acid sequence MRRIALSLLLAALVMGTATSAQAATEVRMVGESMIFGNYFANQNFTGWNRPSWTSPTPTWTGAGTQTEDRFQIWERFRVRTDFIANEAVKFRLGLHIQDIWGHGTFTAANPTTAIQVYQAFLQFKLPNCDAEVTAGLQDMSLPSSDLFYQSVVWGGDRAAALVVKATLIPDTLGVTAGFSRLIDTNRTFDGSTTQVGDELDLYFLTLPITTTAFKTTPWAAATVAGRDVNYYTNASYGNSAFAENLLSAGTLLAPTKWKNNQNAYFWVGDAFEITALDPVRFYGDVIYGAGAMADSKKSKRAGWFIDFGAEYTGFDILTPKAFGWWSTGEDKSNRNGSERLPTLDGCWGPGNSFLFDNNQDLYMNSNMGMSAVGSWGLGASLDNVSFMEKLSHRLTFIYLQGNNSARAIRSLNALLGSNPYFQMGHDLTTNEHVLGVNFDNKYMLYENLALLLETGWAHGEFQKSVWGKRLVDASRDGDTWKVAFGFQYKF; translated from the coding sequence ATGCGAAGAATTGCCCTGTCTTTGTTGCTCGCCGCCCTGGTCATGGGAACGGCGACGTCGGCGCAGGCCGCAACCGAGGTCCGCATGGTGGGCGAAAGCATGATTTTCGGAAACTACTTCGCCAACCAGAACTTCACCGGCTGGAACAGGCCGTCGTGGACCAGCCCCACGCCGACCTGGACCGGCGCCGGCACCCAGACCGAGGACCGCTTCCAGATATGGGAGCGTTTTCGCGTGCGCACGGACTTCATCGCCAATGAGGCCGTGAAGTTCCGCCTGGGACTGCATATCCAGGACATCTGGGGCCATGGCACCTTCACCGCCGCCAACCCGACCACGGCCATCCAGGTCTACCAGGCCTTCCTGCAATTCAAGTTGCCCAACTGCGATGCCGAGGTCACGGCCGGCTTGCAAGACATGTCCCTGCCGTCCAGCGACCTTTTCTACCAGTCCGTGGTCTGGGGCGGCGACCGCGCCGCCGCCCTCGTCGTCAAGGCCACGCTCATCCCCGACACCCTGGGGGTCACCGCCGGCTTTTCCCGGTTGATCGATACCAACAGGACGTTCGACGGGTCCACGACCCAGGTCGGCGACGAGTTGGACCTGTACTTCCTGACCCTGCCCATCACCACCACGGCGTTCAAGACCACGCCCTGGGCTGCCGCCACCGTGGCCGGCCGGGATGTCAACTATTATACCAACGCCTCCTACGGGAACTCGGCCTTTGCCGAAAACCTGCTCTCCGCCGGGACACTGCTCGCGCCGACCAAGTGGAAAAACAACCAGAACGCCTATTTCTGGGTCGGCGACGCCTTCGAGATCACGGCCCTCGACCCTGTCAGGTTCTACGGCGACGTGATCTACGGCGCCGGGGCCATGGCCGACAGCAAAAAGAGCAAGCGCGCGGGTTGGTTCATCGACTTCGGCGCCGAATACACGGGATTTGACATCCTTACACCGAAGGCTTTCGGCTGGTGGTCCACCGGCGAAGACAAGTCCAACCGCAACGGCAGCGAGCGGCTGCCCACCCTCGACGGTTGCTGGGGCCCGGGCAACAGCTTCCTGTTCGACAACAACCAGGACCTCTACATGAACAGCAACATGGGGATGAGCGCCGTGGGCAGTTGGGGCCTGGGCGCCTCCCTGGACAATGTCTCCTTCATGGAGAAACTGTCCCACCGCCTGACCTTCATCTACCTCCAGGGCAACAACTCGGCCAGGGCCATCCGCTCCCTGAACGCCCTCCTCGGGAGCAACCCCTACTTCCAGATGGGCCACGATCTGACCACGAACGAACATGTGCTCGGCGTGAACTTCGACAACAAGTACATGCTCTACGAAAACCTGGCCCTGCTTCTTGAAACGGGCTGGGCGCACGGCGAATTCCAGAAGAGCGTCTGGGGCAAGCGCCTTGTCGACGCTTCCCGCGACGGGGATACTTGGAAAGTCGCTTTCGGCTTCCAATACAAGTTCTGA